In one window of Pirellulales bacterium DNA:
- a CDS encoding tetratricopeptide repeat protein, with protein sequence MRFDKLELPEEQPEPPRKPTVRPADQDEHYWLNQADDHRRAGGYEDALRFYSRALEVEKSLVVAWVGQVQMLVQLGEYPQAELWSRKALEFFPNQPELLAGRAQAVCRLGDLKQAHALSDGAMQQRGDSSYCWSVRGEIMVAGKQKTDRSCFDHAQLVSSDWLVPLEIALIYLHYRIPSKALQRAQIAVQQAAASFYAWFILGQCQQELGFIEPARTSYSRCLELSPRHYEAGVRISELGRGSWTATARRWFRLS encoded by the coding sequence ATGCGATTCGATAAGCTCGAACTCCCAGAAGAACAGCCCGAACCGCCTCGAAAGCCAACTGTTCGGCCAGCCGATCAAGACGAACATTACTGGCTCAATCAGGCTGATGATCACCGTCGCGCGGGAGGTTATGAAGATGCTTTGCGTTTTTACTCCCGGGCACTCGAAGTTGAAAAAAGCTTGGTTGTTGCGTGGGTCGGACAAGTGCAAATGTTAGTTCAGTTAGGTGAATATCCCCAGGCCGAGCTCTGGAGTCGCAAGGCCCTTGAGTTTTTTCCGAATCAGCCAGAATTACTCGCCGGACGCGCGCAGGCGGTTTGTCGTTTGGGCGATCTCAAGCAAGCTCACGCTCTTAGCGATGGAGCTATGCAGCAGCGCGGCGATTCATCGTATTGCTGGTCGGTCAGAGGTGAAATAATGGTCGCCGGCAAACAAAAAACGGATCGAAGTTGCTTCGATCACGCACAATTGGTCAGTAGCGATTGGCTGGTGCCGTTAGAAATTGCCTTGATTTATCTACACTACAGAATTCCCAGTAAAGCCCTCCAACGCGCTCAAATCGCCGTTCAGCAGGCAGCCGCGTCTTTTTACGCATGGTTCATCCTGGGGCAATGCCAGCAAGAATTGGGATTTATCGAGCCAGCTCGTACTAGCTATAGCCGTTGCCTGGAACTTTCGCCTCGCCATTACGAAGCAGGCGTGCGCATCTCAGAATTAGGACGTGGGTCTTGGACCGCTACCGCCCGGCGTTGGTTTCGGCTGAGTTGA
- a CDS encoding ATPase, T2SS/T4P/T4SS family: protein MINAINSTRRAKIITVEDPVEFAHQNNRSIVIQQELLSDVKSYQLALRHILRQDPDVIVIGEMRDLETIETALIAAETGHLVIATLHTPDAAQTVQRIYSVFPAQEQNAITVQLANSLQALLAQKLLPRAGGSGRVLACEVCIATHAVRNHIRERQVHQLYSEMQTGRKYQMQTMDQVLLELYQKGDITYDVALSNARDPQYIRHRVGEKVKHSV from the coding sequence ATGATCAACGCGATTAATAGCACAAGGCGTGCCAAAATAATCACAGTAGAAGATCCGGTTGAATTCGCGCACCAAAACAATCGCAGCATCGTCATTCAGCAGGAATTACTTAGCGACGTCAAGTCGTACCAACTGGCTTTAAGACACATTTTACGTCAGGATCCCGACGTCATTGTCATTGGCGAGATGCGCGATCTTGAAACGATTGAAACTGCCTTGATCGCTGCCGAAACGGGCCATTTAGTGATTGCCACTCTGCACACGCCTGACGCCGCCCAGACAGTGCAACGAATTTATAGTGTCTTTCCTGCGCAGGAGCAGAATGCCATTACCGTGCAGCTGGCAAATAGCTTGCAGGCGCTACTTGCACAGAAACTGTTGCCGCGAGCCGGGGGTTCCGGACGAGTTCTGGCCTGCGAAGTATGCATTGCTACGCACGCCGTGCGAAATCACATTCGCGAACGTCAGGTTCATCAGCTTTATAGTGAGATGCAAACCGGTCGAAAGTATCAAATGCAGACGATGGATCAAGTTCTGCTCGAGCTTTATCAAAAAGGTGACATTACCTATGATGTCGCACTTTCAAATGCACGCGATCCGCAATATATCCGGCATCGAGTTGGAGAAAAAGTCAAACACAGTGTCTAG
- a CDS encoding VOC family protein: MAFAQESTRLHQLRKTQFADATHSMGLASPLQTTRSPPTPFLQFKLPTRRRPETAFASNESVPVDPDLTLRLTGMRCTAKQPERHKKCELYGEDAAQFYAKTFPDSSVGAVNLAPGDFPSGKQGDVLTVEFTVMGIPCVGLNGGPTFKHNEAFSFQVASDDQAETDCYWNVGNGGQESAFGWCKDKWGLSWQITPIALT, translated from the coding sequence ATGGCCTTTGCTCAGGAATCTACACGACTCCATCAATTGCGAAAGACACAGTTTGCAGACGCTACACATAGTATGGGCCTTGCGAGCCCATTGCAAACCACTCGCTCGCCGCCCACTCCGTTCTTACAATTCAAATTGCCGACAAGACGTCGGCCGGAAACTGCGTTCGCTTCAAATGAATCCGTTCCCGTCGATCCTGATTTGACACTCCGCCTGACAGGGATGCGATGTACAGCGAAGCAGCCGGAACGGCACAAGAAATGCGAACTTTATGGGGAGGACGCGGCGCAGTTTTATGCCAAGACTTTTCCCGATTCATCTGTTGGCGCGGTGAACCTCGCTCCGGGAGACTTTCCGTCCGGGAAGCAAGGGGATGTGTTGACCGTCGAATTCACTGTGATGGGCATTCCCTGCGTCGGCCTCAATGGTGGCCCCACGTTCAAGCACAACGAAGCATTCTCGTTTCAGGTCGCATCCGATGACCAGGCCGAAACGGATTGCTACTGGAACGTCGGCAACGGCGGCCAGGAGAGCGCGTTCGGCTGGTGCAAGGACAAATGGGGATTGTCCTGGCAGATTACGCCGATCGCCCTGACGTAA